Below is a genomic region from Prunus persica cultivar Lovell chromosome G3, Prunus_persica_NCBIv2, whole genome shotgun sequence.
ACAGCACAATAAAGCCAAGATTTAGGAAACATGATGCCTACACACAGCTGTTCCCAGACAACTAACCATCAAGTGAAACTTGTTTATTACATACACCAAGACAATTCATCAACCACAACTAACTCTCAACCGAAATTAATACATGACAAACTAGCCAAGTACCCTGATAAATGATATCAATTGCTATCAAGAAATGTAACATGACAAGCAACATATATAAACAGTTAAACAATATTACTATATTGAAGAGAATTGTCCTGACCTTTTTAATCAAAGTGACAGCAGTAGCACCAGAACTTAACTGATGATTGCTGATTGTGGAATATCTGCGAAGTGCAGTATCCATCTTACATACATAACTCCATATGCCCCTGGAAAAAGCTAATTTTGCCATCTCCACATTTAAACCAGCATCTTCTTGGTGAAACATTTTGATTTCACAGGCATTTCTACCAGGCACTGTAGGAGATGattaaaaatcacaaaattatAAACAGTTTCTTTTACTCATTTTAAGACATCAAGTACCACTTTTACAGATATAATGCAGTCTGCCAGAATGTCAGCCAAACAAGCCTTTTAACCAAGTGTAAGTGgttcctttctttttggtctGAAAAGTGCAAGTCACGCTAAAGCAGAAGAAAATTATTCCTTCATCCATCACCAGTACATGAAGCAAAACTAATATGATCCTTATTGGAATATTTCCTGCATCATGCTGAATAGGATAAAGCTTAATGAAGCATATGTTTTATTTGGAATAGGCCTTATTGTTCACAGTAGTACAGTACGAGTAATAAAAGCAGCCCAAACTGGACAAACTGACAAATTGTAAGTAATTGtaaagacaaagaaaattattttcataagGTAGAGAGAAAGGAAACAAATGAAGAGGGATTCGTTGGGAGCTTGCCTTTTCTGATTTGCCAACCAGATCTGAAAATACTAACACGCACATACTTCTTCTGGAGTGGTGCCAAAGGATGTTCACATTCCTGCAATCaccaaaaattggaaaacataTTGGGTAACTCATAAAGAGAGGCAGAAGTTCTTAAAGGATCAAACGCATCAAAGGCAAAAACTTAATCCCTAAACAAACCAAAGGGCATTATGCTAGTGCAGGGAATTACAAGCAAATAAAGGGTATTATGTTAGTGCTGGGAATTACAAGCAAATAAAGGGTATTTTCTGATGTTATGTACTATAAACTTTTCTTTCAAGAATATTCCTAAAGCAATCCCTGTTTAATAGATTATAATAGATTATTCCTGTCACAAGGTAAAGAACAGTAAAggattagagagagagagtgagagagagagagagagagatatgcaTAACTGCATAAATGAATTCACTAGACAACATTTGGAGCACCAGaacatggaaaataaaaactatgcACGGCTCAAAATTGCCTAGAAGTAATTTGAATGTGAACGATTTTGTTGGAATCAGTTACCTTGATAAAACAGTAGAATGTATTATCTTTCCCCTCCCACAACCTCCAAGCTAATACATATTCTCTGGCTGTCAACAATGGAAACTTTTTTATTGACCGACCAACTTCAACCCCCTTGTTTTTGTCCACCTGTAACTGCTCATGCTCAATCAGCATCTTGTCCCATTGCTTTCTGTAATCATTGTCCATGTAGAAGTCTCTCAGCTTCTCAGGAGAGCAATTCTCAAATATTGTTGAGCTCAAGTATTTCACAGGGCCATCctgaaagcaaaaacaaatatgCATTAACTCAATTCCATAGCCTTTATTCTCTGGAACCAGTAGAGTAAAACAGGGAAACAAGTAGTTGTGCTAGCAACAGATAATAGACCAAGAGTAGATGCCTCAAGCAAATTTGGGGTTATGAACTCATGAAACAACAAGACACAAGAATCAGATTTAACTTGTCAGAAAAACAACACCCGTATGAACGACCTTAGGTTTGCAGCATTTAGCATAGTAGGATAGAAGatcatttcttttctctatgACATTGTCCCATTTCTCATTTTCACGGGTCTTTTCctccaaattttcaattagaAACTTCAAATCTGCATCTGTGACCATTTCCGAGATGCTGCAGAAATAACAGAACAAATACTTGAGTAATACAATCACAAGTTGATCCCACAAAATTTGGTTTCTAGAAACTCAACATCAATCACCCCAAACTTATACTAGTTTTTTTACCAAAACTGGAGAAAGAGCATGAAAAACGCAACGAAATTTGAGGTAACAGCTGATCAAAACTCAATTATCAGATATCTTAAAATCAATTGAACCCGATTACCAAATTGtagaaaaattaatacaaaccCAATTGAGTAGAGATAAAACCCAAAAGGAAATGTAAGACaacaaaactgaaaataaaacccaattaGCAAAATCTCATATTTAAACCATAAAGCACAAAATTAGAGAAAACCAAGACGAACCCAATTGAGCATAAACAAACCCCAGGaggaaaattaagaaacttgACCTGAACCCAGAACTGGTTGGATCAGAATTTGAGACACCAACTGGAGAAGACTTGGAGGAAGAGGATTTCCTAAAGACGAACCTCTTGGCACAGTGCCAAGCCAAGACGAAAAGAAGAGCGACAAGAGTCGCCAAACCGCCATAAACATTTTCCCGCCAAAATTCCTCCGATGATCCTTGGAACATGCCGTGAACTCTCCTCAAATCCACGATTTTCACCATCTCTGTTGTTTCTTTGCTATTCTCTTGTTCGCTAATCGCATAGTTATAGAGGCTCATGAGCAGCTCTGAAATTGTGCCCCTCTGTTTTCTGTGTTATATACTATGCCGCTTCGCGAAGAACTCAAAGGCATCGAAGTCGCCGATGGGACTGTTGGCGGGATATAATCCGCTGTGCTCAGCTACAACGTATCTTACTGTGAGGAGGAGTACTATCATCTTCATATCTGGATAACAGGGGTAATGTAGTCTTTTCAGATTCATATTGTCTGACACGTGGCATTCTTTTATATGTCATGCAGTGCAAGCGATAAACTGAAAAGCCccatctaatttttctttttcttttttctaaaagAAATTTGTAGCTCAATTGATGAATTACATCTCCCCTTATATTTCGAGTTCATGCATTCAGTCGTCCCGGAACATCGCTTGtatgaaaacaaaatgtgCGGTGGTTGTTTTGGTAAACTGCTATCTCAATGTC
It encodes:
- the LOC18784332 gene encoding uncharacterized protein LOC18784332; protein product: MSLYNYAISEQENSKETTEMVKIVDLRRVHGMFQGSSEEFWRENVYGGLATLVALLFVLAWHCAKRFVFRKSSSSKSSPVGVSNSDPTSSGFSISEMVTDADLKFLIENLEEKTRENEKWDNVIEKRNDLLSYYAKCCKPKDGPVKYLSSTIFENCSPEKLRDFYMDNDYRKQWDKMLIEHEQLQVDKNKGVEVGRSIKKFPLLTAREYVLAWRLWEGKDNTFYCFIKECEHPLAPLQKKYVRVSIFRSGWQIRKVPGRNACEIKMFHQEDAGLNVEMAKLAFSRGIWSYVCKMDTALRRYSTISNHQLSSGATAVTLIKKVPPGLEATDSMTSQENSAATSVHRPIAGGGRKLSRTPSKKLLANGLLILGGVVCLSRGHSSLGAKVAMAYILTKLSKRGASSSESSPSSGA